From Vidua macroura isolate BioBank_ID:100142 chromosome 8, ASM2450914v1, whole genome shotgun sequence, one genomic window encodes:
- the SLF2 gene encoding SMC5-SMC6 complex localization factor protein 2 isoform X2: MRGGEGFAVSRNQLITEFFKPVLSPEHVHKDRTVLSSPDKGNVKDEGMGLSVLCTEGFERNPSSPKKVRRKRCQTKHQISPVGNGCPVRKIMHFGSREIASDDPSQSRLTQILEHGESSPHAFRTSSEMASGAPKSPAVPSHFLKLSFGLSKPRDSPAKRKRAAMSVDVDSSDESEVNDPAFSRSPKCKNWRCGFVKNIFLKSPHDDVLQLKDPAVLSRHDLTLSEEFLDSSNEKEKNNYSTVGLSSSYSAHSPAKNNHISVVDTKENQLQLANSCFFLEKSLPFSQEKSTVSPSPHHLTQTKGMKSPLQVAGLSQVLDVRKEQDKRPERNERNKGYSIQPSNSFSNTVHEISEIPPDSCRMEISEKLGLSPETGKSVPPALPLKESFVDSSHESSQPSGELEVKRNFTHKSKMSRKWQSSSESEDDLLESILDDDDDEEEVLMPLQNMLSSSLKPQAGTLEDSFDSLSQDTVTPLLKLHLSKAPVISKVSYVNSLDHLLKEKEESRRLEEIVKQLQEDIEREDNASDAEKEDNASADDLLEEHREFIKRFSVATYVIPDKHPGEDLFDLSAAGKIFTQHNLDLRNFHLVPQNRIEYLLLNSSVTQQLFLVVNGVLSSAYCDTLCPKPILKWLFQMMSIHPDYCVSTKILDRLMKLSLKSSPINDEQFKPWIPSIADISVVFVNMGVGFRSLFPLQHLQPPFNEHDILSQVQETVSQQQPRGDVAIASPAFPSLLENNLINVIKFLVFCTSVIHDGYTDQEIWLLLILLFKISLEKQLKPFLIDFQCLFFNLLMNIKDWDTKMPELCLSVSELSSNPHNLLWLVQLVPSCIARGREVKRRLSLVIIAKFLHKKHVEIPDDSDKQMVLLHHFLMCMKPSYLLKKMREMRKSQKEHKDDEAHAELEHEVYYLIYVLLHLVSEASCLDVGNSSQRQHLLKLCRALDKHVKGDIREDARMFHQSTVKGLAARIYGKWQIVIQTTRLTQGKLHDFWEPDS, from the exons AACATGTCCATAAAGACAGAACTGTGCTGTCCTCACCAGACAAAGGAAATGTAAAAGATGAAGGAATGGGATTGTCAGTCTTATGCACTGAAGGTTTTGAAAGGAATCCATCTTCTCCAAAGAAGGTCAGAAGAAAAAGATGCCAGACCAAACACCAAATAAGTCCTGTG ggaAATGGATGCcctgtaagaaaaataatgcattttggTTCAAGGGAGATTGCTTCAG ATGACCCATCTCAATCAAGGCTAACACAGATTTTAGAACATGGGGAGTCTTCTCCACATGCATTTAGAACATCATCTGAGATGGCCTCTGGTGCACCAAAGAGCCCAGCTGTTCCTTCACACTTCCTTAAGCTGTCCTTTGGGCTATCCAAACCAAGAGACTCTCCTGCGAAAAGAAAACGCGCTGCCATGAGTGTGGATGTAGATAGTTCAGATGAATCTGAAGTAAACGACCCTGCTTTTAGTAGATCaccaaaatgcaaaaattgGAGGTGTGGCtttgtaaaaaatatctttttaaagtcTCCTCATGATGATGTTCTGCAACTCAAGGATCCTGCTGTCCTGTCTAGACATGATTTGACTCTTTCAGAGGAATTCCTCGACTCGAgcaatgaaaaggagaaaaataattactccACTGTAGGTTTGTCATCTTCATATTCTGCACACAGTCCTGCTAAAAATAACCACATTTCTGTTGTGGATACCAAAGAGAATCAATTGCAGCTGGCTAACTCATgctttttcttggaaaagtcccttcctttttctcaggaaaaaagtACTGTGTCACCTTCTCCCCACCACTTAACACAAACAAAAGGCATGAAATCCCCTCTCCAGGTTGCTGGCTTATCTCAGGTGTTGGATGTTAGGAAAGAGCAAGATAAAAGACCAGAAAGAAATGAACGGAATAAAGGATACAGTATTCAACCCAGCAACAGTTTTTCAAATACAGTCCATGAGATTtctgaaattcctcctgattCCTGTAGAATGGAGATCTCTGAGAAACTTGGTCTGTCCCCAGAGACTGGTAAAAGTGTTCCCCCTGCATTGCCTTTGAAAGAGTCTTTCGTGGACAGCAGCCATGAGTCTTCACAACCCTCAGGAGAACTGGAAGTTAAAAGGAACTTTACACACAAGTCAAAGATGAGCAGAAAATGGCAAAGCAGCTCTGAGAGTGAAGATGACCTGTTGGAATCCATTTTagacgatgatgatgatgaagaagaAGTATTAATGCCACTGCAAAACATGCTTAGTTCAAGTCTCAAACCACAGGCAGGAACACTGGAAGACTCCTTTGACAGTCTTTCTCAGGACACTGTAACTCCATTACTGAAGCTTCAT CTTTCTAAAGCTCCTGTTATAAGCAAGGTGTCATATGTGAACAGCTTAGATCATCTcttgaaggagaaagaagaatcTAGAAG GTTAGAGGAAATAGTGAAACAGTTACAGGAAGACATAGAAAGAGAGGACAATGCTTCAGATGCAGAAAAAGAGGACAATGCCAGTGCAGATGATCTCTTGGAAGAACACAG GGAGTTTATAAAGAGATTTTCAGTTGCAACTTATGTCATACCTGACAAACACCCTGGAGAAGATTTATTTGATTTATCAGCTGCTGGGAAAATCTTCACTCAACATAACCTTGACTTGAGGAATTTTCACTTAGTCCCTCAAAATCGTATAGAATATCTGCTTCTGAA TTCTAGTGTAACACAGCAGCTTTTCTTAGTTGTTAATGGCGTTCTAAGTTCTGCTTACTGTGATACATTGTGTCCCAAACCAATTCTGAAGTGGCTGTTCCAG ATGATGTCTATTCATCCTGACTATTGTGTTTCCACCAAGATCTTAGACAGATTGATGAAGTTATCACTAAAAAGCT CTCCCATCAATGATGAACAATTTAAACCATGGATTCCTTCAATAGCTGATATATCAGTTGTTTTTGTCAATATGGGTGTTGGGTTCAGATCTCTCTTTCCATTGCAACATCTTCAACCCCCCTTCAATGAGCATGATATTTT AAGTCAGGTGCAAGAAACAGTGAGTCAACAACAGCCAAGAGGAGATGTAGCCATTGCCAGTCCAGCATTCCCCAGTCTACTTGAAAACAATTTAATTAATGTGATTAAG tttctaGTTTTCTGTACATCAGTAATTCACGATGGATATACTGACCAAGAAATATGGCTGCTGCTTATATTGCTATTTAAAATAAGCTTGGAGAAACAGTTAAAACCTTTTCTGATAGATTTTCAGTGCCTTTTTTTCAACCTTCTGATGAATATAAAAGACTGGGATACAAAG ATGCCTGAGCTGTGCCTGTCAGTGAGTGAACTCTCCAGTAATCCCCACAACCTCCTGTGGCTCGTTCAGCTCGTGCCCAGCTGCATCGCGCGTGGACG GGAAGTAAAAAGACGCCTTAGCCTAGTGATAATTGCAAAATTCCTTCATAAAAAGCATGTAGAAATACCTGATGACAGTGACAAGCAG ATGGTTCTTCTGCATCACTTTCTGATGTGTATGAAACCTTCTTATCTACTGAAGAAGATGAGAGAGATGAGAAAAAGTCAGAAAGAGCACAAAGATGATGAAGCTCATGCAGAACTAGAACATGAG GTATACTACCTAATCTATGTCCTCCTTCATCTAGTCAGTGAAGCCAGTTGCCTTGATGTTGGAAATTCCAGTCAAAGG CAACACTTACTGAAGCTTTGTCGTGCCTTAGATAAGCACGTGAAAGGTGATATTAGGGAAGATGCAAGAATGTTTCATCAGTCTACG GTAAAAGGCTTGGCTGCTAGGATATATGGGAAATGGCAGATCGTCATACAAACCACTCGGCTTACTCAG
- the SLF2 gene encoding SMC5-SMC6 complex localization factor protein 2 isoform X1 — protein sequence MTRPLGEGLPSPGPPFAMSRRHVTSAAAGREAAQDCRNQLITEFFKPVLSPEHVHKDRTVLSSPDKGNVKDEGMGLSVLCTEGFERNPSSPKKVRRKRCQTKHQISPVGNGCPVRKIMHFGSREIASDDPSQSRLTQILEHGESSPHAFRTSSEMASGAPKSPAVPSHFLKLSFGLSKPRDSPAKRKRAAMSVDVDSSDESEVNDPAFSRSPKCKNWRCGFVKNIFLKSPHDDVLQLKDPAVLSRHDLTLSEEFLDSSNEKEKNNYSTVGLSSSYSAHSPAKNNHISVVDTKENQLQLANSCFFLEKSLPFSQEKSTVSPSPHHLTQTKGMKSPLQVAGLSQVLDVRKEQDKRPERNERNKGYSIQPSNSFSNTVHEISEIPPDSCRMEISEKLGLSPETGKSVPPALPLKESFVDSSHESSQPSGELEVKRNFTHKSKMSRKWQSSSESEDDLLESILDDDDDEEEVLMPLQNMLSSSLKPQAGTLEDSFDSLSQDTVTPLLKLHLSKAPVISKVSYVNSLDHLLKEKEESRRLEEIVKQLQEDIEREDNASDAEKEDNASADDLLEEHREFIKRFSVATYVIPDKHPGEDLFDLSAAGKIFTQHNLDLRNFHLVPQNRIEYLLLNSSVTQQLFLVVNGVLSSAYCDTLCPKPILKWLFQMMSIHPDYCVSTKILDRLMKLSLKSSPINDEQFKPWIPSIADISVVFVNMGVGFRSLFPLQHLQPPFNEHDILSQVQETVSQQQPRGDVAIASPAFPSLLENNLINVIKFLVFCTSVIHDGYTDQEIWLLLILLFKISLEKQLKPFLIDFQCLFFNLLMNIKDWDTKMPELCLSVSELSSNPHNLLWLVQLVPSCIARGREVKRRLSLVIIAKFLHKKHVEIPDDSDKQMVLLHHFLMCMKPSYLLKKMREMRKSQKEHKDDEAHAELEHEVYYLIYVLLHLVSEASCLDVGNSSQRQHLLKLCRALDKHVKGDIREDARMFHQSTVKGLAARIYGKWQIVIQTTRLTQGKLHDFWEPDS from the exons AACATGTCCATAAAGACAGAACTGTGCTGTCCTCACCAGACAAAGGAAATGTAAAAGATGAAGGAATGGGATTGTCAGTCTTATGCACTGAAGGTTTTGAAAGGAATCCATCTTCTCCAAAGAAGGTCAGAAGAAAAAGATGCCAGACCAAACACCAAATAAGTCCTGTG ggaAATGGATGCcctgtaagaaaaataatgcattttggTTCAAGGGAGATTGCTTCAG ATGACCCATCTCAATCAAGGCTAACACAGATTTTAGAACATGGGGAGTCTTCTCCACATGCATTTAGAACATCATCTGAGATGGCCTCTGGTGCACCAAAGAGCCCAGCTGTTCCTTCACACTTCCTTAAGCTGTCCTTTGGGCTATCCAAACCAAGAGACTCTCCTGCGAAAAGAAAACGCGCTGCCATGAGTGTGGATGTAGATAGTTCAGATGAATCTGAAGTAAACGACCCTGCTTTTAGTAGATCaccaaaatgcaaaaattgGAGGTGTGGCtttgtaaaaaatatctttttaaagtcTCCTCATGATGATGTTCTGCAACTCAAGGATCCTGCTGTCCTGTCTAGACATGATTTGACTCTTTCAGAGGAATTCCTCGACTCGAgcaatgaaaaggagaaaaataattactccACTGTAGGTTTGTCATCTTCATATTCTGCACACAGTCCTGCTAAAAATAACCACATTTCTGTTGTGGATACCAAAGAGAATCAATTGCAGCTGGCTAACTCATgctttttcttggaaaagtcccttcctttttctcaggaaaaaagtACTGTGTCACCTTCTCCCCACCACTTAACACAAACAAAAGGCATGAAATCCCCTCTCCAGGTTGCTGGCTTATCTCAGGTGTTGGATGTTAGGAAAGAGCAAGATAAAAGACCAGAAAGAAATGAACGGAATAAAGGATACAGTATTCAACCCAGCAACAGTTTTTCAAATACAGTCCATGAGATTtctgaaattcctcctgattCCTGTAGAATGGAGATCTCTGAGAAACTTGGTCTGTCCCCAGAGACTGGTAAAAGTGTTCCCCCTGCATTGCCTTTGAAAGAGTCTTTCGTGGACAGCAGCCATGAGTCTTCACAACCCTCAGGAGAACTGGAAGTTAAAAGGAACTTTACACACAAGTCAAAGATGAGCAGAAAATGGCAAAGCAGCTCTGAGAGTGAAGATGACCTGTTGGAATCCATTTTagacgatgatgatgatgaagaagaAGTATTAATGCCACTGCAAAACATGCTTAGTTCAAGTCTCAAACCACAGGCAGGAACACTGGAAGACTCCTTTGACAGTCTTTCTCAGGACACTGTAACTCCATTACTGAAGCTTCAT CTTTCTAAAGCTCCTGTTATAAGCAAGGTGTCATATGTGAACAGCTTAGATCATCTcttgaaggagaaagaagaatcTAGAAG GTTAGAGGAAATAGTGAAACAGTTACAGGAAGACATAGAAAGAGAGGACAATGCTTCAGATGCAGAAAAAGAGGACAATGCCAGTGCAGATGATCTCTTGGAAGAACACAG GGAGTTTATAAAGAGATTTTCAGTTGCAACTTATGTCATACCTGACAAACACCCTGGAGAAGATTTATTTGATTTATCAGCTGCTGGGAAAATCTTCACTCAACATAACCTTGACTTGAGGAATTTTCACTTAGTCCCTCAAAATCGTATAGAATATCTGCTTCTGAA TTCTAGTGTAACACAGCAGCTTTTCTTAGTTGTTAATGGCGTTCTAAGTTCTGCTTACTGTGATACATTGTGTCCCAAACCAATTCTGAAGTGGCTGTTCCAG ATGATGTCTATTCATCCTGACTATTGTGTTTCCACCAAGATCTTAGACAGATTGATGAAGTTATCACTAAAAAGCT CTCCCATCAATGATGAACAATTTAAACCATGGATTCCTTCAATAGCTGATATATCAGTTGTTTTTGTCAATATGGGTGTTGGGTTCAGATCTCTCTTTCCATTGCAACATCTTCAACCCCCCTTCAATGAGCATGATATTTT AAGTCAGGTGCAAGAAACAGTGAGTCAACAACAGCCAAGAGGAGATGTAGCCATTGCCAGTCCAGCATTCCCCAGTCTACTTGAAAACAATTTAATTAATGTGATTAAG tttctaGTTTTCTGTACATCAGTAATTCACGATGGATATACTGACCAAGAAATATGGCTGCTGCTTATATTGCTATTTAAAATAAGCTTGGAGAAACAGTTAAAACCTTTTCTGATAGATTTTCAGTGCCTTTTTTTCAACCTTCTGATGAATATAAAAGACTGGGATACAAAG ATGCCTGAGCTGTGCCTGTCAGTGAGTGAACTCTCCAGTAATCCCCACAACCTCCTGTGGCTCGTTCAGCTCGTGCCCAGCTGCATCGCGCGTGGACG GGAAGTAAAAAGACGCCTTAGCCTAGTGATAATTGCAAAATTCCTTCATAAAAAGCATGTAGAAATACCTGATGACAGTGACAAGCAG ATGGTTCTTCTGCATCACTTTCTGATGTGTATGAAACCTTCTTATCTACTGAAGAAGATGAGAGAGATGAGAAAAAGTCAGAAAGAGCACAAAGATGATGAAGCTCATGCAGAACTAGAACATGAG GTATACTACCTAATCTATGTCCTCCTTCATCTAGTCAGTGAAGCCAGTTGCCTTGATGTTGGAAATTCCAGTCAAAGG CAACACTTACTGAAGCTTTGTCGTGCCTTAGATAAGCACGTGAAAGGTGATATTAGGGAAGATGCAAGAATGTTTCATCAGTCTACG GTAAAAGGCTTGGCTGCTAGGATATATGGGAAATGGCAGATCGTCATACAAACCACTCGGCTTACTCAG